The Apibacter raozihei DNA segment TTTACAATAAAAAATCCGTTTAAATAAATCTCACATATTAATTATAAATATAAAAATTTATACTATAATTAGAGACATTCATTAATAAATTCAAATATCTTTGAATAAATAATTCCTACTATGCCTTTGTTCATTAAATTCTCTACCTCCTATAAAACAATAATTTTAACAATTATTTTTTCTATCGCATCTTTTACTTGTTACTCTCAAAAGAATAATCATCCATGTTTAGCTGAAAGATTATGCGAAACTAAAAGTTTAAATAATTCTTACCCTGGTCTTAGCAATAGTTTTTATATAAAAACCATTTGTAGTTATACTTACTTTTCGAGAACTATTTTCTATAAACTGATTATTAAAAGTGGTAATAAATTTACATTTAAAATTAAACCTGAAAAAGCCGCAGATTATGATTGGGCAGTTTGGAAAAATATTGATGATTGTGAAAATATTTCTAAAAATTCACCTGATCGTTTTTCAGCTAATGACGGAATAAAGTCTTATCCCACATATACATCAAACTGGGATACCGGATTAGATATTTCAAAACCAGAATCATTAAAATGTCAATCAAATGGCTCATTAAATGACGGTTTGGTAGCAGCCTTAGATGTTAATATAGGAGATGAAATACTCTTAGCTATAAATTTAGCACAAAGTCAAAATGGTATTTCTGATTATTTACTTTCTTTTGGAGGAGATTCTGGAGGAGGTGGAAACGCTGATTTCTTATGTATTGAAGAATTTACACCATTTTATATTTGTGATATAAATAACGATAATATTGAGAAAAATTTCGACCTTAATCAAATAAAAGAGTCTATAATAAATGATTACTTGAATGGAAATAATAATTATACTATAAAATTTTATTTAAATGAAAAAGATTTGGTTAAAAACACTAATTCTATAAATTTTATTGATGTTACTAATAAGGGAACACAAATTTTCTGTAATATTATTAAGCCCAATAATGACGTATACTCAAGTCTATCTATTGATGTAAATCTAGTCAAATTTCCTGTAGGAAAAGATATTGAAGACACAGTTTGTTTAAATCAAGTTGATTTGCATTATTATGATGATTTATTAAGTATCACACCAGATAAAACCGTTGTGTATTATGATGATTTATCTAAAGCTGAAAATGAGGCAGCTTCATTAGTTATGCCGATTAATATAAATAAGAAAACTACCTTTTACGCTTTAATAAAAAGCAACAAAGGTAAATGCTCTATTATTCAAAAATTAACTTTACAACCTCAAGCCAGTCCCCAATCAGATCCTATTGTTATTTGTAGTGGGAAAAATGCAGTGCTATCAGTAAAAAATTCAATACTAACTACTCATTGGTATAATGTTCCTACTGGAGGAAACCCTATATTTACTGGATCTGTTTTCTCATTAGGAATTCAAATAAATAACGGAAAGATCCCTGTAATTAAGACTTATTATGTGGAACAAGAAGATAGCGGTTGTATAAGTGAAAGAATCCCTGTAACTGTTACCGTAAACCCACAACTCAGCGTAGACTTAGGAGCCGACCGAAGCATTTGCCAGGGAAGCTCTACCACTTTAGATGCCGGAAATGCAGGCAGCACCTACCTTTGGAGTACCGGAGCCACTACCCGGAGCATAGAAGTTACCCAGGCAGGAACCTACAGTGTGGTGGTAACCGATGCCAACGGCTGTCAGGGAAGCGGTTCAGTAAAAGTAACAGTTAATGCGTTACCGGTAGTCAACTTAGGAGCCGACCGAAGCATTTGCCAGGGAAGCTCTACCACTTTAGATGCCGGCAATGCAGGCAGCACCTACCTTTGGAGTACCGGTGCCACTACCCGGAGCATAGAAGTCACCCAGGCAGGAACCTACAGTGTGGTGGTAACCGATGCCAACGGCTGTCAGGGAAGCGGTTCAGTAAAAGTAACAGTTAATGCGTTACCGGTAGTCAACTTAGGAGCTGACCGAAGCATTTGCCAAGGAAGTACAACGGTATTAGATGCCGGCAATACAGGCAGCACCTACCTTTGGAGTACCGGAGCCACTACCCAGAGCATAGAAGTTACCCAGGCAGGAACCTACAGTGTGGTGGTAACCGATACCAACGGCTGTCAGGGAAGCGGTTCAGTAAAAGTAACAGTTAATGCGTTACCGGTAGTGAACTTAGGAGCCGACCGAAGTATTTGCCAAGGAAGTACAACGGTATTAGATGCCGGCAATGCAGGCAGCACCTACCTTTGGAGTACCGGAGCCACTACCCAAAGCATAGAAGTTACCCAGGCAGGAACCTACAGTGTGGTGGTTACCGATGCCAACGGCTGTCAGGGAAAAGGTTCAATAAAAATAACAGTTAATGCGTTACCGGTAGTGAACTTAGGAGCTGACCGAAGCATTTGCCAAGGAAGTACAACGGTATTAGATGCCGGCAATACAGGCAGCACCTACCTTTGGAGTACCGGAGCCACTACCCGGAGCATAGAAGTTACCCAGGCAGGAACCTACAGTGTGGTGGTAACCGATACCAACGGCTGTCAGGGAAGCGGTTCAGTAAAAGTAACAGTTAATGCGTTACCGGTAGTGAACTTAGGAGCCGACCGAAGCATTTGCCAGGGAAATACAACGGTATTAGATGCCGGCAATCCAGGCAGCACCTACCTTTGGAGTACCGGAGCCACTACCCAAAGCATAGAAGTTACCCAGGCAGGAACCTACAGTGTGGTGGTTACCGATGCCAACGGCTGTCAGGGAAAAGGTTCAATAAAAATAACAGTTAATGCGTTACCGGTAGTGAACTTAGGAGCTGACCGAAGCATTTGCCAGGGAAGCTCTACCACTTTAGATGCCGGCAATACAGGCAGCAGCTACCTTTGGAGTACCGGAGCCACTACCCGGAGCATAGAAGTTACCCAGGCAGGAACCTACAGTGTGGTGGTAACCGATACCAACGGCTGTCAGGGAAGCGGTTCAGTAAAAGTAACAGTTAATGCGTTACCTTTAGTGAACTTAGGAGCCGACCGAAGTATCTGCCAGGGAAGCTCTACCACTTTAGATGCCGGAAATGCAGGCAGCACCTACCTTTGGAGTACCGGAGCCACTACCCGGAGCATAGAAGTTACCCAGGCAGGAACCTACAGTGTGGTGGTTACCGATGCCAACGGCTGTCAGGGAAGCGGTTCAGTAAAAGTAACAGTTAATGCGTTACCGGTAGTCAACTTAGGAGCCGACCGAAGCATTTGCCAGGGAAGCTCTACCACTTTAGATGCCGGCAATGCAGGCAGCACCTACCTTTGGATTACCGGAGCCACTACCCGGAGCATAGAAGTCACCCAGGCAGGAACCTACAGTGTGGTGGTAACCGATGCCAACGGCTGTCAGGGAAGCGATGAAATTAAAATAAGTATAAATCCACTTCCGGTAGTCAACTTAGGAGCCGACCGAAGCATTTGTCAGGGAAGCTCAACCACTTTAGATGCCGGCAATACAGGCAGCAGCTACCTTTGGAGTACCGGAGCCACTACCCAAAGCATAGAAGTAAACCAGGCAGAAACCTACAGTGTGGTGGTAACCGATGCCAACGGCTGTCAGGGAAGCGATGAAATTAAAATAAGTATAAATCCACTTCCGGTAGTCAACTTAGGAGCCGACCGAAGCATTTGTCAGGGAAGCTCAACTACTCTGGATGCCGGCAATACAGGCAGCAGCTACCTTTGGAGTACCGGAGCCACTACCCAAAGCATAGAAGTTACCCAGGCAGGAACCTACAGTGTGGTAGTTACCGATGCCAACGGCTGTCAGGGAAGCGATGAAATTAAAATAAGTATAAATCCACTTCCGGTAGTCAACTTAGGAGCCGACCGAAGCATTTGTCAGGGAAGCTCAACCACTTTAGATGCCGGCAATACAGGCAGCAGCTACCTTTGGAGTACCGGAGCCACTACCCAAAGCATAGAAGTTACCCAGGCAGGAACCTACAGTGTGGTAGTTACCGATGTCAACGGCTGTCAGGGAAGCGATGAAATTAAAATAAGTATAAATCCACTTCCGGTAGTCAACTTAGGAGCCGACCGAAGCATTTGTCAGGGAAGCTCAACTACTCTGGATGCCGGCAATACAGGCAGCAGCTACCTTTGGAGTACCGGAGCCACTACCCAAAGCATAGAAGTTACCCAGGCAGCAACCTACAGTGTGGTGGTAACCGATGCCAACGGCTGTCAGGGAAGCGATGAAATTAAAATTACAGTAAATCCACTTCCGGTCGTCAACTTAGGAGCCGACCGAAGCATCTGCCAGGGAAGCTCAACTACTCTGGATGCCGGAAATGCAGGCAGCACCTACCTTTGGAGTACCGGCGCCACTACCCAAAGCATAGAAGTAAACCAGGCAGGAACTTACAGTGTGGTGGTTACCGATGCCAACGGCTGTCAGGGAAAAGGTTCAATAAAAATAACAGTTAATGCGTTACCGGTAGTGAACTTAGGAGCCGACCGAAGCATTTGCCAAGGAAGTACAACGGTATTAGATGCCGGCAATACAGGCAGCACCTACCTTTGGAGTACCGGAGCCACTACCCGGAGCATAGAAGTTACCCAGGCAGGAACCTACAGTGTGGTGGTTACCGATGTCAACGGCTGTCAGGGACGCGATGAAATTAAAATTACAGTAAATCCACTTCCGGTAGTCAACTTAGGAGCTGACCGAAGCATTTGTCAGGGAAGCTCAACTACTCTGGATGCAGGCAATACAGGCAGCACCTACCTTTGGAGTACCGGAGCCACCACCCAGAGCATAGAAGTAAACCAGGCAGAAACCTACAGTGTGGTGGTAACCGATGCCAACGGCTGTCAGGGAAGCGGTTCAGTAAAAGTAACAGTTAATGCGTTACCGGTAGTCAACTTAGGAGCCGACCGAAGCATTTGTCAGGGAAGCTCAACTACTCTGGATGCCGGCAATACAGGCAGCAGCTACCTTTGGAGTACCGGAGCCACTACCCAAAGCATAGAAGTTACCCAGGCAGGAACCTACAGTGTGGTAGTTACCGATGCCAACGGCTGTCAGGGAAGCGATGAAATTAAAATAAGTATAAATCCACTTCCGGTAGTCAACTTAGGAGCCGACCGAAGCATTTGTCAGGGAAGCTCAACCACTTTAGATGCCGGCAATACAGGCAGCAGCTACCTTTGGAGTACCGGAGCCACTACCCAAAGCATAGAAGTTACCCAGGCAGGAACCTACAGTGTGGTAGTTACCGATGTCAACGGCTGTCAGGGAAGCGATGAAATTAAAATAAGTATAAATCCACTTCCGGTAGTCAACTTAGGAGCCGACCGAAGCATTTGTCAGGGAAGCTCAACTACTCTGGATGCCGGCAATACAGGCAGCAGCTACCTTTGGAGTACCGGAGCCACTACCCAAAGCATAGAAGTTACCCAGGCAGGAATTTATAAGGTTACCGTTACTAATAAAAACGGTTGCTCTTCCTCTTCTTCAATTCAGATCAACTACTATGAAACTCCACAAATCAAAGAAATTAAGATTAACGGAAATGATGTAGAAGTATATGCCATAGGAAAAGCCCCATTGGAATATAGTCTGGATTTAATTAATTGGCAAAGTTCTCCGTTTTTTACAGGATTAAAGCCTAAAATATACCATGCATACGTAAGAAATGCTTTAGGTTGTATAAATGGCCCATTAGTTTTCAGTATACTGGATATCCCCAATATCATTACACCGAATGGAGATGGAATCAATGATGTCTGGCACATTAAAGGACTAGAAATATATTCAGGTAGCAGTATCACTATTTTTGACAGATACGGAAAACTTCTTTTAAAACAGAAAATTGATAAAGAATTCATCTGGGATGGCAAATATTTAGGCAGGAACCTTCCGAGTTCCAGTTACTGGTATATTTTAGATCTTACTGATGGAAGAAGACTGACCGGGTGGATTGCTATTAGAAACCATGATTCAATTAGATAATTATAGTGTGCTTTAAAAACAATAAGCAATATTTACACCCTGATATGTTATATCAGGGTATTTTTATATAATTAGGTATATATATAAAGAGTATTTAAAAAATGCGATGAGAATACTAGAGTAAGATTTGGCAGTACATATAATGTATATAATAATAAAAAAGTTTTTAAAATGCCATATAATAGTTATCTTTATCCTGACTATTAAAAAAATTACGGCCTATGGATCAAGATATTCTTTACCTTAGCGCACTAAAACATTGTCCTCATATAGGAGAATCAATTATAAAAAAAATTATTTCAAAATTTGGTTCTGCAAAAAAAGCGTGGTTTGCTTCTTCTGAAGAATTACTTACCATATACCAGATAGGAAAAAAAACAATTCAATATATAGGTGATAAATCCACATTAAATCAAGCCTATTCAGACATTGAGTATTGTATAAAAAATAATATACAAATAGTACATTTATGGGAAGCCAAATACCCTAAAATGCTCAAAGAATGTACAGATGCCCCTGTCCTTTTGTACCACAAAGGAAATATAAACTGGGACTTACCCGCTCTAAGCATTGTTGGAACCAGAAAGATGACTTCTTATGGAAAAGATTTTACGGAAAAACTAGTAGAATGTTTTCAGAATAAAAAAATTAACATTATAAGTGGTTTAGCCTTAGGTATTGATGGATGTGCTCATAAAAAAGCTTATGAGCTTAAAATCCCTACTTTAGGAGTATTGGCTCACGGACTAAAAAACCTCTATCCTACACAACATAAACTATTAGCTGAAAAAATAGCTGAAAATGGAGGTATAATTACTGAATTCCCTCCCAATATTAATCCGGAAAGAGCAAATTTTATTCAAAGAAATCGTATAATTGCTGGTCTATCATTAGCAACTATAATTGTAGAATCTGCTTATGGAGGAGGAGCTATTTCAACAGTAAAATTTGCGAATTCCTATAACCGGGAAGTATTTGCTTTACCCGGAAAAATAACGGATCATAGCAGCCAGGGATGTAATCAGTTAATCCGGAATCTGGAAGCTCAAATTATAACTCGTCCTGAAGATATTATTTCGCTTTACCATGAAAATACGCAAAAACATTTTCAAACCCGGCTATTTACAGATTTGTCCGCTACCGAATCTATCATAATTGATTATCTCAGAGAAAAAGGAAAAACCCAGATTGACATTTTATCGGATGAGCTTAAAATTCCCACACACCAGCTTATGCATGAACTACTGAATCTGGAACTCAAAAATTTAATTGATACGTTCCCTGGAAAATATTACAATCTAACATAAATTATACTATAAATTCTTTAACTTCTTAACAAACATGTATAACCACGCAATGTTATAAATCCATATTTTATCTATGCTGGAATACACTTGAAAACGCTTGATTTTTCTGTATTGCGTCATTATTTTTCCTTATTACGTCATAACATTGATCGTATCACTATATAACTTTGAATAAGTTGAAAATTTTGTTAAAAACCAGAACATATATTTTCTATAGTATCCGATAAATTTTATAACACCGATAAAAGAGAAATATGAAAATTCGATTTATTACTGCATTAATAGTCAGCCTCATCTTCCCCCATACCATAGCTACTTCTCAGGAGATAACAGATGAGTCCGAACAACGAAAACCAATAAGTTTAGAAGAAGTCATTATTACCGCAGAAAAAAAGGAAACAAAACTTCAAAAAACACCTATAGCCGTTTCAGCCATATCGTCTAAAGAAATTGAACAACGCAAAATAACGGAAATGACCGATATGGTTATGACAGTTCCAAATCTGGTATCAATGACCGGAGGTTCTCCTACTTTAAACTTTATGTCTATCAGGGGTATTTTAACCTTTTCTACAGATCCTGCCATTGGTATATATATAGACGGAGTCCCAATGTTTGACGGTTATGCTTCTTCCATTCAATTACAAGATATTCAACGGGTAGAAATTTTAAGAGGTCCACAAAGTACTTTATACGGAAGAAATGCTTTAGGAGGAGTTATTAATATACTTACTAAACAACCAGGTAATATTTTTAAGAGTTTTATTGAAATGGGTGTGAGCAATTACAATACTCATGAGATTAGAGGAGGGATTTCAGGGCCTATCATAAAAAACAAATTATTTACCTCATTGAATGCATTTTATACTGACAGAAAAGGTTTATTTACTAATGAATACGATAACCGTCATTTTGATAATTATAAAAATTTTGGTGGCAATTTTTTTCTAAAATATCTTGTTAATGATCAGCTAACCGTTATTTTGAATTCAAAACTGGAAAATAATGATCTTACCGGAACCTTCCCTTATGCGCCAAACGTAGGAGTTGCTTTATCTAAACCTTTTAAAATCAATCAAAACGGAAAAAATATAGAGAATCGTATACTGTCCACTACTTCATTGCAACTAAAATACCAAATTCGTCAATGGGATATCAGTTCATTGACCGGATATACCTATTTAAGTGATACATACAAAGATTATGACCAGGATTATTCCCCCTATGATATTATGAGCTGGTATGCTCCTAAACGTCCTCAGAATACATGGACACAGGAAATCAGAGCCGTATCTAAAAATTTAGGAAAATGGGAAGTAATAGGAGGTATTTTCGGCTTTATGGATAATCATCAATCCAATACTGAAACGGTCTATGGTAAAGATGCAATTTCTATGGATCCAAACGCTCCCTATATTTATTATTCATTTTCCAAACAAAAGGGAAAAGGATTTGCTACTTATGCAAACGTAAGTTATTCATTGACTCCTAAATTAAAAATTACAGCCGGATTACGATATGACTACGATGAAAAAGAATTAACGGCTCATAATGAATATAAAAAAGAACCATTCCCTGTATTAACCTACCCTACTAAGTCGGTCAATACGTCAGACAATGCGTGGTCTCCTAAAGTTAACCTTTCTTATCTTTTAAAAGAGGATATTACCCTTTATGCTAACTATGCCAGAGGCTTTCGTCCGGGAGGAGTTAACCAGTATACTAATGAAGGAAGTCCTAATTTAACGTATGAGCCGGAATACACAGATAATTATGAAGCAGGAGTAAAAACGGAATGGTTTGAACGAAGGCTAAGAGCTAATCTGGTTTTATTTTACACTTATTGGAAAGACCAGCAGCAAACACTTATGACGCCGGAAAACAGAATTGCCAATATCGGTAAAATGTATAGCCGCGGTGTAGAGTTGGAACTGGCTGCATTACCAGTAAAAAATCTGGAAATAAATTACAATTTCGGAATTATAAACACAAAATATGATCAGCTTATACTCCTTGACGAGGCAGGAACTGCCAATAAAGATTACAAAGGAAATAAACAGATATTTACTCCCGATGTATCCTTTGGTTTATCGGTGACGTATTCAGGTAAATTGTCAGAAAATATCGGATTTTTCATAGTTCCGGAATGGAAGTATCTGGGAAAACAATATATGACTTATTATAATGATCTTACACAAAAACCCTTTTATTTACTCAACCTGAATGCCGGTATAAAGTATAAAAAATATGAATTGAAATTATGGGCAAAAAATATAACAGACAGTCGTTATATTTCTTTTGTTTATGCTAATTACAGAGGCCATAACTCTCCTGTATCCTTAGGACTTCCGGCAACTTACGGAACCAGCATAAAAGTAAATTTTTAACTATTAAACCTTGTTATAGCATGACTCTTGAAATTACAAACCTATCCAAAACTTACAATAAAGAAAAAAAGGCATTATCCGACATTACTTTAACTATTCGTCAGGGAATGTTTGGACTGTTGGGACAAAACGGTGCCGGTAAATCTTCATTAATGCGTACCATAGCTACTTTACAGAATCCTGATTCCGGAACTATTACACTCGGTGCTATTGATGTTTTAAAACAACCTGAAGAAATGAGAAAAATTCTCGGATATCTTCCTCAGGACTTTGGAGTATATTCAAACGTTTCTTCTTGCGAGATGTTACATCATATTGCAAAAATGAAAGGAATTTCCAATTCAGCAGAACGAAAAGAAACGGTTAATGAATTATTGGTTAGAGTTAATTTATTTGACGTTAAAGACCGTAAATTATCACAATATTCCGGAGGAATGCGTCAAAGATTCGGTATTGCTCAGGCATTACTGGGAAACCCTAAGATTATCATTGTTGATGAACCTACAGCTGGTTTAGATCCTATGGAGAGAAACCGCTTTTATAATCTTCTGAGTGACATAGGTGAAAATACTATTGTTATTCTTTCCACTCATATTGTGGAAGATGTTTCTACCTTATGTAATGATATGGCAATAATTGGTGACGGAAAAGTAATCAAAACCGGAAAACCTAATGAAATAGAAAATGAACTGGCTGGTAAATTATGGATTAAAACACTGGAGAAGGATGCTCTGAAGCAAGCATACGAAGAATATCCTGTAATATCAACTTATTATGAAGCAGGAAAACCTGTAATAACTATTTTATCGGACTTGCAACCCAATGATTCTTTTACTCTTAAAAAGCCTACGCTGGAAGATGTCTATTTTAACCTTATGTTTCAACAAAATATCAAATAAGATATGTTTACATACATATACCTTTTTGAAATCAGACAACAGCTCAAACGACCTTTTATCTGGATTGTATGTTTATTAATGTACCTTCAGGGGATCTATTATATGCGTCACAGCGGAGAATTTTATGCTAATGATGAAACCTATGCCAATGCGCCGGCCATTTTTTTCACTGTCTTTGCAGGTATTGGGTATGTTGGCTTTATAGTTACGGCTATTATTGCCGGTACAGTTATTACTAAAGATTTACAATCTCGTTTTTCATCCATACTTTTTACCACATCCGTTTCCGAAAGCGGTTATTTCTGGGGTAGATACTGGGCAGGTTTTACCTTATTACTTATTTTGAATTTCTTTTATCTTCTCGGTGCATTTTCTTATTCTTTCTTACCCGTCAAAAACATAGGCCCGGTTGATTATTATTCTTTATTAATGGCTGTAGTATATATTTTACTTCCTAATACCTTTATACTTTTCACCTCTTGTTTTTGTGCTGCTTCTCTAAGCAGAGATGTGAAAAGTTCGTATTTGATGAGCACGTTCATAATGCTCATTATGATTTTCTCCGTTTCCATGCATGAGTTTGACCGCTCGGTGGCCTTTTACGATCCTACTTCTTTCGGAGTTTTACTAGATGATTTAGAACATATGTCTCCGGCAGAAAAAAACGCTTACCTTCCTTCTGCTACCGGAAATTTATTATGGAATAGATTAGGATGGATTCTACTTTGTCTCGTTCTTCTTATTTACAGCAAAATACGGTTTAGTTTTAAAAATTTCAGCAAAGGAACTTCCGCTAAAAAAGAGAAAAAGAAAGATGCTACTATTGCTAACCTGTCATTAAAAATTTCAAACAAAAATCAACTTGAACCGGTAAACAAAAAATTTTCACTTTCCAGTTATTGGAAAAATGTTTTTTCTTTATCATTAACCGAATGTAAAAGTGTAATTGCCCCTACAGGTTTTAAAATTTTTCTGGGGATATTATTAGTTATGTATGTTTGCTATATAGCCGTCTGGCAACAGCAGTATTATTCGGAAGCACCTACCTTACCTGTAACTGTTGAAGTGACTAATATAACCATTGCCTTATCCTTTTACTTTCAGTTATTTATTATAATAAATACCGTAGAATTGCTATTTAGAAATCAAACCAGTGGTTTTTGGAAGATCGCAGATGCCTTACCGATTCCTTCCTGGGTTACTACGGTTTCTAAAATTAATGCTATGATTATGGTTAGCTTGCTGCTTTCCATCTGTCTTATCGTTTTTGGTATAGGAGTACAAATATTTAAAGGATATTATCATTTTGAGCTGGATGTATATTTTAAAGAAATTATTTTACGGTGGCTTCCTAAATACATAGAATATATTTTATTATGCGTAGCTGTAGCCGGAATTACAGGAAATAAATATGCTACCCACGGCCTGAGTATATTAGTGCTGGTAGTTACTATTATACTTCATGAAATCGGAGTACTGGAACAGCATAGGTTTGCTTTTAGTTTTTCTCCGGGAGCGTTGAAATATACCGATATGAATGGCAGTAGTTTTTACGCCTTTGCCAATCTCATTTACAGTCTTTACTGGATATCTTTTACACTTATACTTACTTTTACAGGTTTATGGGTATGGCCCCGAGGATTGGTATCTCCTTTAGCGAAAAGATTAAATTTCAGGGGAAACCTCTCCAAACTATTTCTTTTCTTACTTGTTATATCCGCCGGAATTTTTATGTATTCCTCTTATTATATTTATGAAACTGTAAATGTCGAAAACAAATTTTCAAGCAGAGAACAGGAAAGAAATGAAGATGCGGAATATGAAAAGAAATACAAAAAATACCAGAAAACACCTCAGCCTCAAATTAAACATATAGATATCAGTCTCAATGTATTTCCTGAAAATAGAAAAATGAATTATCAGGCAACAATTGAACTTCTCAACCCTCATTCTGTTGCTGTTGATACGTTACACCTAGATTGGGACGATTTTCTGGTTATTCGAAAAATTAACTTACCTGATAATGAACTCACTCTCATCTCTCAAGATGAAGAAAACAGACATTCGGTTTATAAAATTAAATATCCGATTCAGCCGCAACGTTTACAAAAGATACAAATTGAGGCTCAAAAGGAATATTCAGGATTTACTAATGATGATCCTCAAAAAGACCTCACATTTAACGGCTCTT contains these protein-coding regions:
- a CDS encoding TonB-dependent receptor, coding for MKIRFITALIVSLIFPHTIATSQEITDESEQRKPISLEEVIITAEKKETKLQKTPIAVSAISSKEIEQRKITEMTDMVMTVPNLVSMTGGSPTLNFMSIRGILTFSTDPAIGIYIDGVPMFDGYASSIQLQDIQRVEILRGPQSTLYGRNALGGVINILTKQPGNIFKSFIEMGVSNYNTHEIRGGISGPIIKNKLFTSLNAFYTDRKGLFTNEYDNRHFDNYKNFGGNFFLKYLVNDQLTVILNSKLENNDLTGTFPYAPNVGVALSKPFKINQNGKNIENRILSTTSLQLKYQIRQWDISSLTGYTYLSDTYKDYDQDYSPYDIMSWYAPKRPQNTWTQEIRAVSKNLGKWEVIGGIFGFMDNHQSNTETVYGKDAISMDPNAPYIYYSFSKQKGKGFATYANVSYSLTPKLKITAGLRYDYDEKELTAHNEYKKEPFPVLTYPTKSVNTSDNAWSPKVNLSYLLKEDITLYANYARGFRPGGVNQYTNEGSPNLTYEPEYTDNYEAGVKTEWFERRLRANLVLFYTYWKDQQQTLMTPENRIANIGKMYSRGVELELAALPVKNLEINYNFGIINTKYDQLILLDEAGTANKDYKGNKQIFTPDVSFGLSVTYSGKLSENIGFFIVPEWKYLGKQYMTYYNDLTQKPFYLLNLNAGIKYKKYELKLWAKNITDSRYISFVYANYRGHNSPVSLGLPATYGTSIKVNF
- the dprA gene encoding DNA-processing protein DprA yields the protein MDQDILYLSALKHCPHIGESIIKKIISKFGSAKKAWFASSEELLTIYQIGKKTIQYIGDKSTLNQAYSDIEYCIKNNIQIVHLWEAKYPKMLKECTDAPVLLYHKGNINWDLPALSIVGTRKMTSYGKDFTEKLVECFQNKKINIISGLALGIDGCAHKKAYELKIPTLGVLAHGLKNLYPTQHKLLAEKIAENGGIITEFPPNINPERANFIQRNRIIAGLSLATIIVESAYGGGAISTVKFANSYNREVFALPGKITDHSSQGCNQLIRNLEAQIITRPEDIISLYHENTQKHFQTRLFTDLSATESIIIDYLREKGKTQIDILSDELKIPTHQLMHELLNLELKNLIDTFPGKYYNLT
- a CDS encoding Ig-like domain-containing protein, with the protein product MPLFIKFSTSYKTIILTIIFSIASFTCYSQKNNHPCLAERLCETKSLNNSYPGLSNSFYIKTICSYTYFSRTIFYKLIIKSGNKFTFKIKPEKAADYDWAVWKNIDDCENISKNSPDRFSANDGIKSYPTYTSNWDTGLDISKPESLKCQSNGSLNDGLVAALDVNIGDEILLAINLAQSQNGISDYLLSFGGDSGGGGNADFLCIEEFTPFYICDINNDNIEKNFDLNQIKESIINDYLNGNNNYTIKFYLNEKDLVKNTNSINFIDVTNKGTQIFCNIIKPNNDVYSSLSIDVNLVKFPVGKDIEDTVCLNQVDLHYYDDLLSITPDKTVVYYDDLSKAENEAASLVMPININKKTTFYALIKSNKGKCSIIQKLTLQPQASPQSDPIVICSGKNAVLSVKNSILTTHWYNVPTGGNPIFTGSVFSLGIQINNGKIPVIKTYYVEQEDSGCISERIPVTVTVNPQLSVDLGADRSICQGSSTTLDAGNAGSTYLWSTGATTRSIEVTQAGTYSVVVTDANGCQGSGSVKVTVNALPVVNLGADRSICQGSSTTLDAGNAGSTYLWSTGATTRSIEVTQAGTYSVVVTDANGCQGSGSVKVTVNALPVVNLGADRSICQGSTTVLDAGNTGSTYLWSTGATTQSIEVTQAGTYSVVVTDTNGCQGSGSVKVTVNALPVVNLGADRSICQGSTTVLDAGNAGSTYLWSTGATTQSIEVTQAGTYSVVVTDANGCQGKGSIKITVNALPVVNLGADRSICQGSTTVLDAGNTGSTYLWSTGATTRSIEVTQAGTYSVVVTDTNGCQGSGSVKVTVNALPVVNLGADRSICQGNTTVLDAGNPGSTYLWSTGATTQSIEVTQAGTYSVVVTDANGCQGKGSIKITVNALPVVNLGADRSICQGSSTTLDAGNTGSSYLWSTGATTRSIEVTQAGTYSVVVTDTNGCQGSGSVKVTVNALPLVNLGADRSICQGSSTTLDAGNAGSTYLWSTGATTRSIEVTQAGTYSVVVTDANGCQGSGSVKVTVNALPVVNLGADRSICQGSSTTLDAGNAGSTYLWITGATTRSIEVTQAGTYSVVVTDANGCQGSDEIKISINPLPVVNLGADRSICQGSSTTLDAGNTGSSYLWSTGATTQSIEVNQAETYSVVVTDANGCQGSDEIKISINPLPVVNLGADRSICQGSSTTLDAGNTGSSYLWSTGATTQSIEVTQAGTYSVVVTDANGCQGSDEIKISINPLPVVNLGADRSICQGSSTTLDAGNTGSSYLWSTGATTQSIEVTQAGTYSVVVTDVNGCQGSDEIKISINPLPVVNLGADRSICQGSSTTLDAGNTGSSYLWSTGATTQSIEVTQAATYSVVVTDANGCQGSDEIKITVNPLPVVNLGADRSICQGSSTTLDAGNAGSTYLWSTGATTQSIEVNQAGTYSVVVTDANGCQGKGSIKITVNALPVVNLGADRSICQGSTTVLDAGNTGSTYLWSTGATTRSIEVTQAGTYSVVVTDVNGCQGRDEIKITVNPLPVVNLGADRSICQGSSTTLDAGNTGSTYLWSTGATTQSIEVNQAETYSVVVTDANGCQGSGSVKVTVNALPVVNLGADRSICQGSSTTLDAGNTGSSYLWSTGATTQSIEVTQAGTYSVVVTDANGCQGSDEIKISINPLPVVNLGADRSICQGSSTTLDAGNTGSSYLWSTGATTQSIEVTQAGTYSVVVTDVNGCQGSDEIKISINPLPVVNLGADRSICQGSSTTLDAGNTGSSYLWSTGATTQSIEVTQAGIYKVTVTNKNGCSSSSSIQINYYETPQIKEIKINGNDVEVYAIGKAPLEYSLDLINWQSSPFFTGLKPKIYHAYVRNALGCINGPLVFSILDIPNIITPNGDGINDVWHIKGLEIYSGSSITIFDRYGKLLLKQKIDKEFIWDGKYLGRNLPSSSYWYILDLTDGRRLTGWIAIRNHDSIR